A portion of the Halobacillus ihumii genome contains these proteins:
- a CDS encoding thiamine phosphate synthase, producing the protein MISNGIWPVKKFADSIEPLQGEDVFVHFREKQKPADVVAEGINDLQKRGFASGKIVVNDQVDMARSLGTGGVQLSGQGVRVYEVRQSFPDLRIGKSVHSIEEAVQAEFEGADYVMFGHIFPTLSKRGKKPQGLQALHELTSAVKVPVIAIGGIKPRHMSELKRAGVAGAAVISGLLEADDVQGILEEYKKGWVK; encoded by the coding sequence GTGATCTCTAATGGTATTTGGCCAGTTAAGAAGTTTGCCGACAGCATCGAACCCCTTCAAGGTGAAGATGTATTTGTTCATTTCAGGGAAAAGCAAAAGCCTGCAGATGTTGTGGCGGAAGGAATAAACGATTTGCAGAAACGAGGGTTTGCATCCGGGAAAATTGTGGTGAATGACCAAGTGGATATGGCCCGTAGTTTAGGGACAGGTGGCGTCCAGCTCTCCGGACAAGGGGTGCGGGTATATGAGGTCCGGCAGAGCTTCCCTGACTTGCGAATTGGAAAGTCTGTACATTCAATAGAAGAGGCTGTGCAAGCTGAATTTGAGGGAGCTGACTATGTGATGTTCGGTCACATTTTTCCAACGTTATCAAAAAGGGGCAAAAAGCCACAGGGGTTACAAGCGTTACATGAACTGACAAGTGCTGTGAAGGTGCCCGTCATCGCCATTGGTGGAATCAAACCGAGGCATATGTCAGAGTTAAAAAGGGCAGGAGTTGCAGGAGCGGCGGTTATTTCAGGTTTGCTTGAAGCGGATGATGTACAAGGAATACTTGAAGAATATAAGAAAGGATGGGTCAAATGA
- the thiS gene encoding sulfur carrier protein ThiS: MTIRVNGESLECPERVVTVTDLLDFYKLDGRMVVVEYNQTIIQRDYYPIVHLKNDDQIELVHFVGGG; encoded by the coding sequence ATGACTATACGTGTTAACGGTGAATCATTAGAGTGCCCGGAAAGAGTTGTAACGGTGACTGACCTTCTCGACTTTTACAAATTAGATGGGCGAATGGTTGTTGTTGAATATAATCAAACGATCATTCAACGCGATTACTATCCGATCGTTCACTTGAAAAACGACGACCAAATTGAACTGGTTCATTTTGTTGGGGGAGGATAA